One Triticum dicoccoides isolate Atlit2015 ecotype Zavitan chromosome 4B, WEW_v2.0, whole genome shotgun sequence genomic window carries:
- the LOC119295478 gene encoding F-box/FBD/LRR-repeat protein At5g22660-like, giving the protein MEYYTSSPLFMPLVKLVGEYLGSEDWMHQLFHRTYLPAHYALPDPPVSAAACLSALPPHDDVDRVSRLPDALLHNIVSRLPVKDAARTSALSRRWRGVWRSAPLVLVDAHLFPATSAVSSVLAAHPGPFRCVHLNDCYMDEFPALLTGWLQILADKGIQELVLVNRRWPLDVTLPDTFLGMATLTRLYLGPWKFPDTAGLPSATCFGNLRELGLCNVIMESGDLDFVLDRSPVLETLCLEGNLFRLCLRLVSQSLRCVQIIGCFLEEIFVVDAPRLERLIQSEGCTPNGTCTKVKIGHAPKLHLLGYLELDQRHILEVGNTIIKLQAGTGVSPSTMVPSVGILALEVRFEVRNDAKMAPGVLKCFPNVETLHIKSGKNDQSTGKLNLKSWHESGTIECIRSRIKLLFFHDFRGGRGELAFLKFFFESALVLQEAVIVFAAAPSSMEEVQSKLDILGSMKRASETSIVLLTTRSDPQGGYVWSFKIGSGFSPADPFENY; this is encoded by the exons atggagtaCTACACCTCGAGTCCCCTTTTCATGCCTTTGGTCAAGCTAGTGGGCGAGTACCTGGGCAGCGAGGACTGGATGCATCAGCTCTTCCACCGCACCTACTTGCCTGCCCACTACGCCCTCCCCGACCCGCCCGTCTCCGCCGCCGCTTGCCTCTCCGCCCTTCCCCCCCACGACGACGTCGACCGCGTCAGccgcctccccgacgcgctcctgcACAACATCGTCTCCCGCCTCCCCGTAAAGGACGCCGCCCGCACCTCCGCGCTCTCCCGCCGCTGGCGCGGGGTCTGGCGCTCCGCCCCGCTCGTCCTCGTCGACGCCCACCTCTTCCCCGCCACCTCCGCCGTCTCCAGCGTCCTCGCCGCGCACCCGGGCCCCTTCCGATGCGTCCACCTCAACGACTGCTACATGGACGAGTTCCCTGCTCTGCTCACGGGCTGGCTCCAGATCCTGGCCGACAAGGGCATCCAGGAACTCGTCctcgtcaaccgccggtggccactcgACGTCACTCTCCCCGACACTTTCTTAGGCATGGCCACCCTCACCCGCCTCTACCTCGGCCCCTGGAAGTTCCCCGACACGGCCGGCCTCCCAAGCGCCACCTGCTTCGGCAACCTCCGTGAGCTCGGGCTCTGCAACGTCATCATGGAGAGCGGGGATTTGGACTTCGTCCTCGACAGGAGCCCCGTGCTGGAGACGCTCTGTCTCGAAGGGAATCTCTTCAGGCTCTGCCTCCGCCTTGTCAGCCAGAGCCTCCGGTGCGTGCAGATCATCGGGTGCTTCCTTGAAGAAATCTTCGTGGTGGACGCCCCACGCCTTGAGCGGCTCATCCAGTCCGAAGGTTGTACCCCTAATGGCACCTGCACCAAGGTGAAGATTGGGCATGCCCCCAAGCTGCACTTGTTGGGATACTTGGAGCTGGACCAGAGGCACATCCTAGAGGTCGGCAACACCATCATCAAG TTGCAGGCTGGGACAGGGGTGAGCCCGAGCACTATGGTGCCAAGTGTGGGAATCCTGGCTTTGGAGGTGCGTTTCGAAGTCCGCAATGATGCCAAGATGGCTCCCGGTGTCCTCAAATGCTTTCCGAATGTTGAGACGCTCCACATCAAG TCTGGAAAAAATGACCAATCCACTGGCAAGCTGAACCTAAAGTCCTGGCACGAATCTGGCACCATAGAATGCATCCGGTCACGCATCAAGCTGCTGTTTTTCCACGATTTCCGAGGGGGCCGCGGTGAGCTCGCCTTCCTCAAATTCTTCTTTGAGAGCGCATTGGTGCTGCAGGAGGCGGTGATTGTGTTTGCCGCTGCCCCCAGTTCGATGGAAGAGGTTCAATCCAAATTGGATATTCTtgggtccatgaaacgggctagtgaAACCTCCATAGTGCTGCTCACTACACGTTCTGATCCTCAAGGAGGTTACGTTTGGAGCTTCAAAATAGGGTCTGGTTTTTCTCCTGCCGACCCTTTTGAAAACTACTGA